CTTTCAGACTGCAACACCAGAAGGTTCTGCGCGCGGGCAAGGGTTTCGAGCTGATCAGCACTGACCGGCACCGTCACAACCGCGGGCAATAAACGGGCAAGTTTCGCCAAACGGATGGCCGCATTTTCTGCCATGCTGACCGGTCGCCAATCGCCCGCAGGCAACGCATCAAGATCAAGCAACGGATTGGCAATCTCACCCAGACGATTGGCATCAACAGCCGATTGGTCGGCTGAAACAAAGGCGACAAACGGATCATCCTTGGCCGTCTGACCAAGCGATTTGGCCCGCACACGCGGCAGGACGATTGCCGGTGCAGTTTCGCTTCCGGCGATGTCACACAGACGTTGCAGACCATGTTGTGACAGCGGCTCGGCGGCAATCACCGCAACGCTGTGGGCTTCGCCATTGTCATACCCCTGAACCAGGACGATCTCGCCACGGCGCAAATCTGCCACGGCGCGGGAAACCGTTACCAGATCGGTTGCCGGGATCAGATTGCTATCATTTTGGGCCGTCACGGCGGAGCTTTGGGTCATCGGCATCTTGTCTTTGTGATCACAACATCGCGATCCGGTGGCTATGGGGCTGGATAAAGACCCGGTTTAATTCATATAAGCGCATCAGGCGATGCGAACCTGCTTGGTCGGTGATGCGCAAAATCGCAGGAAGACGCGTATCTTTCAAGATTTTACGACATCACGTTTTAGACAAATCGCCCCTACTACCTAATCCGGTTGGGCCGGGAGTTAAAGGACCAAACAGAAAACAGTTTGTTCTTGAAAATACAACTTAAGATGCTGATCCTATGGTTCAGCGCGGAATACGTAATGCATATATGGCGGGCCGGACCCGAAAGCGCCACAAAAACAAGCCGGTAAAATCAACATCAGGCGCAGACCCCGGATATGACGGCGGATCTGACAAGCAGCAAGGGATGGTGAATGTCGACAGGTAAACAGGTTCTGGTGGTTGAGGATGATGCAGCGCTCAGCCAGTCTTTGACGGAGCAGCTCAGACTTCATGAAGATTTCGAATGCGTGGTTGCCAACAGTGGCAAGGAAGCACTCGATCTTGCCAAGGATTCCTATTTTGATGTGATCCTGCTTGATGTTGGTCTGCCCGATATGGATGGCCGCGATGTCTGCAAACTGATGCGTCGCGCCAATGTCAAATCACCGATCATCATGCTCACCGGCGCCAATAGTGACTCTGACACCATTCTGGGTCTGGAATCGGGCGCCAATGACTATGTCACCAAGCCATTCCGCCTTAATGTGCTTTTGGCCCGCATTCGTGCGCATATCCGCCAGCATGAACAAAGCGAAGATGCCGTCTTTGTCATCGGCCCCTACAGCTTCCAGCCCAGCGCGAAAATCCTGATTGAAACCGCGACCGAGAAAAAAGTCCGCCTGACGGAGAAGGAAACCTCGATCCTGAAATTCCTGTTCCGGGCGGGCGACAAACCGGTCAGCCGCGAAACATTGCTGGACGAAGTCTGGGGCTATAACGCCGGTGTGACCACCCATACGCTTGAAACCCACGTCTATCGCCTGCGTCAGAAAATCGAAAAGGATCCGTCAAACGCGGCGATCCTGATTACCGAACCCGGCGGTTACAAGCTGATCCCCTGATCGGAAAACGGTTTTAGAACCCACCAAAAGAAAATCCCGCTGATGCGGGATTTTTTTTGTCACAGATGTCGGGTTGCGGCGTCTATGTTATCGCCCTGATTATCCACAGAACAGCCCAGATCATGCAATCTGGCGTTAAATACACAAAAACGACCTAAAACGCGGTCTGTTTTACAGGTTTTTACCCCGAATATCGATTTAGGTACCGCAATTTGGGCCATTTAAGGCCAATCAATAGCCCCGGGAGCCAAAAATTGCTGTCCCAACCCGAACATGGGTGGCGCCAAACCGGATTGCAACCTCGTAATCACCGCTCATGCCCATGCTTTTGATTTTCAGGCCATGGCGATCGGCAATCTTGCCAAGCAGGGTGAAATGCGGGGCCGGTTCTTCATCGACCGGGGGAATGCACATCAGGCCGATGATCGGAAGATCAAGCTCTTCACGACACATCTTGATGAAATCATCGGCATCCTTTGGCGCGATGCCGGCCTTTTGTTCTTCCTCACCGGTATTGATCTGAATGAACAGATCCGGGCAGGCACCGGTTTTATCGCGGTGTTTGGCCAATGCATTGGCCAGTTTCGGGCGATCCACCGTCTCGATCACGTCAAACAGTGCAACCGCGTCCTTGACCTTGTTGGTCTGAAGCGGCCCGATCAGGTGCAGCTCGATATCAGGAAACTCGGCGCGCAATCCCGGCCATTTCCCGGCGGCTTCCTGCACGCGGTTTTCACCAAACACACGCCGGCCATCCACAAGCGCCTTGCGCACATGATCGGCATCGTGGTTTTTGCTGACACAGACCAGCGTCACATCCCCCGGATCACGATCGGCGGCTTCACATGCCGCATTGATATTGCTCTGGATTTCGGCAAGGTTGACGGCAACATCGGTTTTGCCAGATGACAGATCATGACTGCTCATGGAGGGTGGTCCTTCATCGGTAACGCATTCAGGAACGGCAGGTATAGCTGCCAAGTCGGGAGTGTATCAATGGATAAGGCCCTGTTAAAGCAGGCACGCAGGCTCAATCTGCGCAATGGCGGCCCGAATTGCCCGATTCCACCGATTGTCCTGATGACCGATGATCAAAGATTACCCGATCCGGAACCCGTCATCCGTGCCCTGCCCCGCGACAGCATGGTCATTTTCCGCCATTATGATCATCCGATGCGGGCAAAACTTGGCGCAAAACTTCGCACCATCTGCCGCGCAAAGGGCATCCCTTTTTTGGTCGCGAATGATGTTGGGCTGGCGCTCAGGCTCGATGCCAACGGCATGCATTTCCCTGAATATCGCGCGCTGACCGATCCCGGTATTTATCAGCGAATTCCGGAACACTTTATGCGCACGTCAGCTTGCCACACCCCGAAAACGGTCCAACGGCTTGGACTTCTTCCAAAAACAGCACGTCCCGATGGTGTCCTGATTTCCCCGATTTTCCCTACCCAAAGTCATCCGGACGCAAATCCGATGTCACTTTCAGATATCCGCCAAATTTCAAGGATGTGCCACATGCTCGGCATGACACCGATCGGGTTGGGCGGCATTACCGCACAAACAATTGGGAAACTGCGGACCTCCGCACTTGCCTCCATCGCCGGGATCGGGTTTTCTGGTGCCAACACCCCGTCCCCCCATTGACCGGAGTTCTCCCGCAAAATGCCCCGGGCCCCACACCCCTCGCGCAAGACATTCACCCGTTTTGCTTCCAAACAGCCGTTTCAGTTTGGCCTGCCCAATGTCAGTTCCGGACTTACCCAGACGTCAGACAACAGTCCGATCTATTTCACTCGGGCAACATCGCTGCTGCGACGGCAAGTTCTGGCGAAGGCCGACGGGGTCAAGATCAAGTCGGATAATTATCGGTTTCAGGTTCTGCCGCGTGATGGCTGGGGCGAACGGGATTTTTCCGGAAAATCAGTGCTGTTTCTGATCCCCGATGACGCGCTTGGCGACTGTGTCGGTATGGCACTGTTTTTCCGGGCTCTCAAACAACGGTTTGGCGATATCCGGATTGGCGTTCTTAACGCTGGCAGCGCATCGGACATCTTTGCACTGGTGCAGGGAATCGAGATTTTTCAGCTGTTTATCTCGAGCGCACAGCTCAAACGTTTCGATCACGTAATTGATCTCAGTGAAATGGAAGGCTGGAGCGATATCGCCACCATGCCGGTCAATCCGGAAGAGGCGCTCTGCGAGGCGTTCGGCATTCCTCCTGTACCGTTGGAAAAACGGCAGCTAGCAACGGAAACACGCCTTAAGGTCGGGATCGTCCCAATGGCGTCCTCACCACTGCGCACACTTCCACCCAAGCTGGTCAGTGAAATTACCGCCATGTTGGCCAAACAGGATTGTGACATCACCCTCGTGCTCAATGCCTATCAAGGGGTGATGAAGGCTTATAAGGCCGCGCTGAATGATCTTGGCACCCGGAATGACGGCAACATCCAGATTGTTGATGGCTTCAAGACCATCGGCGATCTGGTCAAATTTGTCGGGCAGCAGGATTATCTCGTCGCCGCCGACAGCGGCCCCGCACATATTTCCAAGCTGTTCCAAACCCCGGGAATTGGCATTTACAGTTCCGCAGACGCCAAGACCCTGCAAGGACGCCACAAAAACCTGCGCAGATGGCAAAGCGATTTCACAGGACCGCATTGCAGCGCCCCCTGCGGGCTGGCAAAACTGCGCGCGACCGCGGATGGCAAGATCGGCTGTATGGGCAGTCTTGGTCTGCCAGTCAGCGAACTGCCCGACATCCCGGGGAAAAGCGATCCCGAACTGGCCCGTGCCTTGGTCACAAACGCGCCGGTGCCCTGCGTTGCCCGACTGGAAACCGATATTCCAGCGATATGTGACCTGATATCCCGGGACCTGGCCAAAACCTGATCTGACTGAGTTGACCCGCTCGACAAAAAGGCAAATTGGCAAAAAGAAAGGGTGGCCGAAGCCACCCTTTCAAAATCGATTCTAATTCCGAGGAATTAGAAGGACAGAGCCAGACCGGTAACAAGGCCGTAGCCATCATTGTCCTTCGTGATGTCCTGCGGGTTTACAGCATTGCTGTCAGCTTTCTGATCGAACCAGAAGATCGAGGACTTCCAGGCAACACCTGCACCCAGGGCATAGTTCAGACCGAGATCAATCGCGCTGATATCGCCTTCGCCATCAACATCTTCGTAACCATAGGACAGGGAAACGCTTGCCGCATCCATGGCGTAGGAAACACCGATGTCAAATGCGTCAAGCTCATTGCCACCGTCGTTCAGGCCAAAGTTGTTATTGCGCTCGTTAACGCCATAATCATCTTCGGTATGACCATAGGACGCACCAACCGTGAAGTTGCCAAAGCCAACATTAGTACCAAAGCCGTACCAGTTGCCTTCACCGGCATTTTCACCAACTGCCGACAGGGCCAATGCCACACCATCAAGATCAGCGCGGTATTCCAGACCACCGGAAACAATGTTGATACCGGTGCTTACGGTGTCGTTATTGTTCGATGCATTCTGGTCGGCATAGGAAAGACCAGCGCGGAAGCCGCCCAGGACCGGGGTGTAGTATGTCACACGCTTCTGGTCTCCGCTCGAACGAACGGTGTCGATCAGATATGCATCAACCCAGTTACTCATATCGCCGTCATTGACGCCAACCGGGCCAACAGACGGTGCGGTGATGCCCATGGCATCGGCTGCACTGTCGTTTTTACCCATTTCGATACGACCAAAGCCGCCATTGATGTACAGATACTGTTCGTCGACTTGGTCACCCGAAGACGACTCACCTTCGAACTGGATGTCAGCACCAACTTCGATGCCGTTATCAAGCGTGGTCGAACCGGAGAAGTGAACTTCGGTGTCGGACTGGAATGCGTTTTTGCGACCGCCAGCAGCAGTGTTGTCTTCATCAGCGAAGCCAGCCCACTGTTCCATGTAACCACCGACTGAAAGCTGGATCGGCTCGGAAGCCTGTGCGGTGCCTGCAGCGGCAACAGCGACGAGTGCGCTGGAAGCAAAAAGAATCTTTTTCATCATAACCCTCAATAGAATGACGTTGTGGGACGAAGGGGTTTGAACCGGACGGCCCTTCGTTCTGTCGAGGGTGATAAAGCCACTTTAGTGACTGATGGTCAATTAAGTTAAATGGGCAATGGTCATTTATATCGCTATGCGTTGCATTTTTGTCACATAATGTTTTGCAGTATTGAATTGTTAGTGTTGGTGCAGTGTTCGATGTTGTTGCCAATTCGGTAACTTCTCGAAAACGTCTATCTTTTTACTTCATATAAATGTCCATTGGTCATTTTATCGCTGCGCAAGTTAGCTCTCGAAAGGCTCTTACGTATGTCTATCCTGCAATCTCAGGGGTAGCGTTAGCTACTTGGAATGGGGGAATTAACAGCTATCGCCTATCGGCAAATTGCATCAAGAACATGATGGAAGCTGTTTGCTGACAAACATATGTTTGTCGGTTTGGTAAACTAGCTGCACCTTTGACAATCAAAGAGACTTTTGTTGCGACGCCCGTAAAGATCGCACGTGCTGAGCAGAAATGGTGACCAAAAACTAAGACAAAAAAAGAAGGGGGTGGAAAACCCACCCCCTTCAATTCTTCAGCTAATCCGGAAAGGATTAGAAGGACAGTGCGATACCGGTGATTGCACCGAAACCGTCGTTGTCCGAAGTAGCAGCGACTGCGTCATAGTCAAACCAGAAGACAGAAGACTTCCAGGTAACGCCTGCACCGAGGGTGTAAGCAAGGCCAAGGTCAACACCGTTGAACTCGTCTACGCCAGAGGTCGCAGCACTGTCTTCCATTTCAGCATACATGTAGGTTGCGGAAACGGTTGCAGCATCCATTGCATAGGAAACGCCGAAATCAACGCCCATGTTGTCATCTGCGGTGGTGGTGGTGTTTTCGTTCAGGCCGAACTCAGCTTCTTTCAGACCGTAGGAAGCACCAACGGTGAAGTTGCCGAAGCCAACGGTACCACCAACATGGTACCATTCACCTTCCTGCTTGGATTCGCCGGTTGCTGCGACAGCAATAGAAACGCCGTCGAAGTCAGCTTTGTATTCAACGCCGGCGGATACAACCGAGTCACCAGTGTTGGTGCGCTCGTCAGATGCCTCGGAACCATCGTCGTCGGTGTACGAAACACCAGCGCGGAAGCCGCCAAGAACCGGGGTGTAATAGGTGATCTTGTTGTCGTCACCATCATCCCAAACGTTGTCAGGGGTTGCGCGCAGGGTAACGTAGTTCGGCATGTCACCGTCGTTCACACCAGCCGGACCAACGGACGGAGCGGTGATGGACATGTCAGCAGCTGCGCCGTCTTCCTGACCCAGTTTAACCTGACCGAAGCCACCGTTGATGAACAGGTACTGTTCGTCGGTGTTGTTCGTTGCTTCGCCTTCGGCTTCGAATTCGATTTTCGCGCCGATTTCGATACCGTTATCCAAAGTGGTCGAACCACCGAAGTGAACTTCGGTGTCAGACTGCATCATGCCTTTGGACTCGAAACGGTCGTCCTCAGAAGCAGCACCGATCCACTGTTCCATGTAACCACCTACGGACAGGCTGATCGGCTCAGAAGCCTGAGCTGCGCCTGCGAAACCAACAGCGACGAGTGCGCTGGAAGCTACCAGAATCTTTTTCATCTTTTCCCTCAACGTCTTTGAATGCGTTTTACGCAATACAAATATTTGGACAGCTTTTGCCGCCCGGTTCGTTGGTGATGGAGCCACCAAATGAGTCCCGCGTCAACCAAAGCTGTGACCAAAATGGCACATTCGCAAATTGGTGTGACAAAAAAAACACACCGGTTTTCTTTGCTCATCTCTGATTTCCGCCCTATATTCGCTGAAAATTCGGTTTGCTTGTTGAACACAATTCTCTCAAGGGCAGGAAATGCTAACCTTTTCTTCGTTCAAGTCGCTGGTCACAGGGGCTGCTGCTGCGATCATTCTCTCCGGTTGCTCCGCTGGTAAGGTTGACTACGATCAGTTCCCGGGGTCAGCGAACACTGATGAACGTGTCAACGGGCAGGCAATGACACGCGCACAAGAGAAAGAGCGCGGAGGTCTGTTCGGATCAGAAGGCCTGAACATATTTGGTGGCGAAGAGCCCCAGCAAGGGGGCGGTTCAGGCATCGGTGTGAACAGCTTCCTGTGGCGTGCGTCGCTTGATACGCTTTCCTTTATGCCGCTCAATTCTGCGGATCCCTTTGGGGGAGTCATTATTACCGACTGGTACACCCCGCCGGAATCTTCCGATGAACGCTTCAAGCTGACTGCCTATATCCTTGGCACAGCCCTGCGCTCGGATGCCATCAAGGTTTCTGTCTTCCGTCAGGTCAATGTTGGCCCGAACCAATGGCAGGATGCGGTTGTTGAGCCGGGAACCGTGACATCCATGGAAGACGCTATCCTGACCCGCGCCCGTCAGCTGCGCATTGACAGTGCAAATTCTCAATAAGGCTGATGTCGCAAGGCACGCTTTATATATCGCCTGAATACAACCCCCACTCGCTGCAACGCGACTGGGGGTTTGTTGTATCGGTAGACCGACGTGATGTTTTTGAGGTGATACCAGAGAGTCTTGCGACGATTCGTACTGCACTCTACTTCTCAATTGTTGAGGCATCACCACTGGATTGTTCGCCACCCTCCTCACAGCACGATCGTCCTGCCAAGGTCACAACCGACGAATCGCTGGGCAATGGAGCACAGCTCTATCATGAAGTCGGGTTTGATATCATGTCACTAGCTCTGCTGGCCGATGTGCCAGCCCACCGACCGTTACACCTGACGCAAAACAGCCTGATTGGTCATTGGCGTTGGTTACGTGACGTCTGGCGTGTAGGATCCTCGCGCCCACAGTGTACGGCAACAATGGATACCCGGAACGCGGTGACAGAGGCATTACGAAGCGGCAAAAACAATCTTGCCATCGCCGAGCTGCGTAATCTGTTCAAAAAGGTGCAACAGGAGCCCGACAATGCCGGGCTGTACATTTCTTTTCTGAACAGCCTATCTCTGTTTTGCCCTTTCATCGCAACCGAACTATTGTGGCGCCAGGGCCAGATTGAACAGGATCCAATCAGCCGGTCCCGGACCAAAGATAAAGAAGGTATAGCTGAATGACATTGCGCGCGGTTTTTCCGATTCTCGCACTCCTGGCCCTGACAACGCTCAGCGCCTGCGGATTTCGCCCGCTCTATGCCACAGCGGGTGATGATTACAACACGGCAGCCAATATGGCCCAGGTGAAAGTCGCTGTGATCAATGACCGTGTTGGCCAACTGACCCGCAATGCCCTAATCGAAACCCTGACCCCACGCGGACAAAGCGCAACCCCGTTATATGATTTGAAGGTGACCTTGTCCGAATCGACGAGTGAGCAAGGCTTTACCAAGGAAAATGAAGCAACGATCGCCGATTACCTGATTAACGCTAAGTACGAACTTGTCCGCCGGGCCGATACCAAGGTCCTGCGCAAAGGATCGGTTCGCGCTCGCACCAGTTACAACATCGTCGATTCGGAATTTGCCACCATCGAGGCCGAGGACGCCGCCCGTGGCGACGCTGCCCGTAATCTTGCTCAGCAGCTGGCCAATCAGGTCGCGATTGGCCTGCGGTCACAATAACGTCGTTCTCTGAAACTTTCGCTCGTCACGCCCACTCCCCAAAGAACCACAAGGCGCATCATGAAGCTCAAGGCAGCACAGGTTGAAAACTTCTTGCGCGCCCCGGATGCGAAGGCGCAGCTGATCCTGATCTATGGCGAGGACGAAGGCCTTGTGCGTGAACGTGCGACCAAACTGGCCAAAACCGTAGTCGAGGATCTCAAGGATCCCTTCCGCGTGATCGAGCTTGGCACCGCCCAACTCAAGGAAGATCCCAGCCGCCTGCGCGACGAGGCCGCCGCCATAAGCTTCGGTGGCGGGCGCCGCGTGATCCGACTCCGCGATATCGGTGATGCGCAGGCTCCTGTCATTGCCGATTTCCTCGGCGATCCGGCCGGCGATGCCCTGATTGTCATTGAGGCCGGAAGCCTTCCGACTCGCTCCAAACTGCGTCAGGCAGTCGAAAAGGCCGGCAATGGCATGGCCCTGCCCTGCTATGCCGATGGCGCACGGGATATCGAAAGCCTGATCCAGTCGATCATGGAAGAACACAAACTGCGCATTGACCGTGATGCCACCAGCTATCTGGTCGCCAATCTCGGCTCGGACCGCATGATTTCACGGAGCGAGCTTGAAAAACTCGCCCTTTATGCGCTTAAAGACGGTCAGGTCACGCTGGCAGACGCCATGGCCTGCGTTGGCGACAGCTCCGCCCGCCATTATGACGATGTCATTCAGGCGGTTTCTCAGGGAAATGTCGTCAATCTGGATGCCGCCCTGACCCGGCTGGTCGAAGAAGGCCTCAACCCGGTTGGCGCGTTGCGCATGATGATCAGCTATTTCCAGAAGCTGCATCTGGTCAAAGGACAGGTGTCTCAGGGAATGGACGCCAACCAGGCGATGAAATCACTGCGCCCGCCCCTGTTTTTCAAGGCCGCCGATCAGTTCCGCGCCAATCTGAATTACTGGGCGGTCAATAACCTGCAGCGTGCCCTACAAATCCTGCTGGAAGCCGAAAAGGACTGCAAAAGCGGCCTGGCCATCCCCGAAACCATCGCCCATCGCGCCATGATCAAGGTCGCGGTTGCCCGCCAGAAACAGGTCAGACGCTAACCCGATTCGCCAGTCTTCAGCACGATCGCGGTAATTAAGGTCGATGCAGTATGACCGTGCCCTGACTGGAATGCGTCCAAAACGCACCAAAAACGCAAAAAACGCGGTCCAGGATGTAAGCCCCGCACCGCGTTAAATATCTAAAGGATCCGCTTCACCTCGACCGATCCCCGGCGGGATTTTGCTTCTTCTTCTTTAAGCTTCTTAAGCTGATCGATCTTGTCGCGATCAAGATCCTTTATGCTGGTTTTGGTTACGGCTTTTTTCCCGTGCCATCTGCAACCTCCTCCAGCACATCTTCGTCGACTTCTTCCTGCGCGATCGGCATATCGCCCTCGGGCTCATCGTCGATCATCAGGCTGTCGTCATTGATCCCGTCAAGATCACGGCCGCCATCAACCGCATCGGCAATCGATTCGAGCTCGCTGGTCAGCGCATCCTCGTCTTCGTTTTCCGCATCATCGACCGATTCGGCTTCAAACTCGTCATCTTCGATAAACATCGAATCGAACTCGTTTTCATCCGGTCCGGGCGCAGCATCAGCATCGGCGTCATCGGAAATGTCGGCGGCCTTGCCATGGGTCAGGCGCTGCAGGATGTCATCAAGCTGCTCGAGCGTTTCATAGCGGATCGAGATCTTACCCGCCGATCCGTCAAAGTCGATATTGACCGCCAACCCCAACATGTTGCTAAGGTCGCGCTCCAGAGACACCGTATCTGGGTCTTTTTCAATCGAAGACCGGCCCGATGATTTCTTCGGACGCGCAGCCTTGCCGCCATCGGTTTTGACCAGTTTCTCCGCCTGACGAACATTCAAACCCTTCTTGACGATCTGGGCCGCAAGCTCGACGGCATTATCCGCCCCAAGCAGTGCGCGCGCATGGCCGGAGCTTAGAACCTTGTCTGAGAGCATCTGCTTGATCGGGGCTGGCAGGCCCAGCAAACGCAGGCTGTTAGCAATGTGACTGCGGCTTTTACCCAGTGCCTGGCCAAGTGCTTCCTGCGTGTGGGAGAACTCGCTCATCAGGCGGTTATAGCCCTCCGCCTCTTCAAGCGGCGACAGATCCTGTCGCTGCAGGTTTTCAATCAGTGCAATTTCGGCGGTTTCGCGATCATCAAACTCGCGCACCAGAACCGGCACTTCATGAAGCTGTGCCCGCTGGGCCGCGCGCCAGCGACGTTCACCGGCGATGATTTCATATTTGGTTTCGCCCGTCGAAGAGGCACGCACCAGAATCGGCTGAATGATGCCCTTTTGTCGGATCGAGGCCGCCAGATCATCAATCGCATCATCATCAAAATTGCTGCGCGGCTGAAACGGCGAAGGCTTCAGGTCGGTAATCGCAATATGCTGCGTCGTGCCGCCCGGTCCCGGATGGACCGCCTCGGCGCTATCGCCACTGGCGGCAACAGCAACTTCTTCGTCCTCTTCGCCCAGAAGTGCAGACAGTCCCCTGCCCAACCCGCGTTTTTTTGCTTCGCTCATGCTTTTACCCCTTCGCGTTTCAGGACTTCGCTCGCAAGATTTAGATAGGCCCGTGAACCCGGGCACTTCATGTCATAAACCAGCACCGGTGTTCCGTGGCTGGGGGCTTCGGAAACGCGGACATTGCGTGGGATCACCGTGCGATACACCACATCTCCGAAATAATCGCGCACATCGTTGGCCACTTGGGCCGACAGGTTGTTGCGCTTGTCATACATGGTGAGCACAATGCCCTGGATTTCAAGGTTCGGATTGAACGCCTTCTTGACCCGCTTGATGGTCCGGACCAGATGGCTGACCCCCTCAAGGGCAAAGAATTCACATTGCAACGGCACCAGAACCGCATCGGATGCCA
Above is a window of Thalassospira sp. ER-Se-21-Dark DNA encoding:
- a CDS encoding YggS family pyridoxal phosphate-dependent enzyme is translated as MSSHDLSSGKTDVAVNLAEIQSNINAACEAADRDPGDVTLVCVSKNHDADHVRKALVDGRRVFGENRVQEAAGKWPGLRAEFPDIELHLIGPLQTNKVKDAVALFDVIETVDRPKLANALAKHRDKTGACPDLFIQINTGEEEQKAGIAPKDADDFIKMCREELDLPIIGLMCIPPVDEEPAPHFTLLGKIADRHGLKIKSMGMSGDYEVAIRFGATHVRVGTAIFGSRGY
- the lptE gene encoding LPS assembly lipoprotein LptE, which produces MTLRAVFPILALLALTTLSACGFRPLYATAGDDYNTAANMAQVKVAVINDRVGQLTRNALIETLTPRGQSATPLYDLKVTLSESTSEQGFTKENEATIADYLINAKYELVRRADTKVLRKGSVRARTSYNIVDSEFATIEAEDAARGDAARNLAQQLANQVAIGLRSQ
- a CDS encoding porin; protein product: MKKILFASSALVAVAAAGTAQASEPIQLSVGGYMEQWAGFADEDNTAAGGRKNAFQSDTEVHFSGSTTLDNGIEVGADIQFEGESSSGDQVDEQYLYINGGFGRIEMGKNDSAADAMGITAPSVGPVGVNDGDMSNWVDAYLIDTVRSSGDQKRVTYYTPVLGGFRAGLSYADQNASNNNDTVSTGINIVSGGLEYRADLDGVALALSAVGENAGEGNWYGFGTNVGFGNFTVGASYGHTEDDYGVNERNNNFGLNDGGNELDAFDIGVSYAMDAASVSLSYGYEDVDGEGDISAIDLGLNYALGAGVAWKSSIFWFDQKADSNAVNPQDITKDNDGYGLVTGLALSF
- the holA gene encoding DNA polymerase III subunit delta translates to MKLKAAQVENFLRAPDAKAQLILIYGEDEGLVRERATKLAKTVVEDLKDPFRVIELGTAQLKEDPSRLRDEAAAISFGGGRRVIRLRDIGDAQAPVIADFLGDPAGDALIVIEAGSLPTRSKLRQAVEKAGNGMALPCYADGARDIESLIQSIMEEHKLRIDRDATSYLVANLGSDRMISRSELEKLALYALKDGQVTLADAMACVGDSSARHYDDVIQAVSQGNVVNLDAALTRLVEEGLNPVGALRMMISYFQKLHLVKGQVSQGMDANQAMKSLRPPLFFKAADQFRANLNYWAVNNLQRALQILLEAEKDCKSGLAIPETIAHRAMIKVAVARQKQVRR
- a CDS encoding ParB/RepB/Spo0J family partition protein; translation: MSEAKKRGLGRGLSALLGEEDEEVAVAASGDSAEAVHPGPGGTTQHIAITDLKPSPFQPRSNFDDDAIDDLAASIRQKGIIQPILVRASSTGETKYEIIAGERRWRAAQRAQLHEVPVLVREFDDRETAEIALIENLQRQDLSPLEEAEGYNRLMSEFSHTQEALGQALGKSRSHIANSLRLLGLPAPIKQMLSDKVLSSGHARALLGADNAVELAAQIVKKGLNVRQAEKLVKTDGGKAARPKKSSGRSSIEKDPDTVSLERDLSNMLGLAVNIDFDGSAGKISIRYETLEQLDDILQRLTHGKAADISDDADADAAPGPDENEFDSMFIEDDEFEAESVDDAENEDEDALTSELESIADAVDGGRDLDGINDDSLMIDDEPEGDMPIAQEEVDEDVLEEVADGTGKKP
- a CDS encoding porin, which translates into the protein MKKILVASSALVAVGFAGAAQASEPISLSVGGYMEQWIGAASEDDRFESKGMMQSDTEVHFGGSTTLDNGIEIGAKIEFEAEGEATNNTDEQYLFINGGFGQVKLGQEDGAAADMSITAPSVGPAGVNDGDMPNYVTLRATPDNVWDDGDDNKITYYTPVLGGFRAGVSYTDDDGSEASDERTNTGDSVVSAGVEYKADFDGVSIAVAATGESKQEGEWYHVGGTVGFGNFTVGASYGLKEAEFGLNENTTTTADDNMGVDFGVSYAMDAATVSATYMYAEMEDSAATSGVDEFNGVDLGLAYTLGAGVTWKSSVFWFDYDAVAATSDNDGFGAITGIALSF
- a CDS encoding DUF3576 domain-containing protein, producing MLTFSSFKSLVTGAAAAIILSGCSAGKVDYDQFPGSANTDERVNGQAMTRAQEKERGGLFGSEGLNIFGGEEPQQGGGSGIGVNSFLWRASLDTLSFMPLNSADPFGGVIITDWYTPPESSDERFKLTAYILGTALRSDAIKVSVFRQVNVGPNQWQDAVVEPGTVTSMEDAILTRARQLRIDSANSQ
- a CDS encoding glycosyltransferase family 9 protein — translated: MPRAPHPSRKTFTRFASKQPFQFGLPNVSSGLTQTSDNSPIYFTRATSLLRRQVLAKADGVKIKSDNYRFQVLPRDGWGERDFSGKSVLFLIPDDALGDCVGMALFFRALKQRFGDIRIGVLNAGSASDIFALVQGIEIFQLFISSAQLKRFDHVIDLSEMEGWSDIATMPVNPEEALCEAFGIPPVPLEKRQLATETRLKVGIVPMASSPLRTLPPKLVSEITAMLAKQDCDITLVLNAYQGVMKAYKAALNDLGTRNDGNIQIVDGFKTIGDLVKFVGQQDYLVAADSGPAHISKLFQTPGIGIYSSADAKTLQGRHKNLRRWQSDFTGPHCSAPCGLAKLRATADGKIGCMGSLGLPVSELPDIPGKSDPELARALVTNAPVPCVARLETDIPAICDLISRDLAKT
- a CDS encoding response regulator transcription factor, with the protein product MSTGKQVLVVEDDAALSQSLTEQLRLHEDFECVVANSGKEALDLAKDSYFDVILLDVGLPDMDGRDVCKLMRRANVKSPIIMLTGANSDSDTILGLESGANDYVTKPFRLNVLLARIRAHIRQHEQSEDAVFVIGPYSFQPSAKILIETATEKKVRLTEKETSILKFLFRAGDKPVSRETLLDEVWGYNAGVTTHTLETHVYRLRQKIEKDPSNAAILITEPGGYKLIP
- a CDS encoding thiamine phosphate synthase, coding for MDKALLKQARRLNLRNGGPNCPIPPIVLMTDDQRLPDPEPVIRALPRDSMVIFRHYDHPMRAKLGAKLRTICRAKGIPFLVANDVGLALRLDANGMHFPEYRALTDPGIYQRIPEHFMRTSACHTPKTVQRLGLLPKTARPDGVLISPIFPTQSHPDANPMSLSDIRQISRMCHMLGMTPIGLGGITAQTIGKLRTSALASIAGIGFSGANTPSPH